A DNA window from Aspergillus nidulans FGSC A4 chromosome V contains the following coding sequences:
- a CDS encoding uncharacterized protein (transcript_id=CADANIAT00003742), whose product MYSISLIDRTNLGLAFVAGMEEDLGLDVGNRYTVVVMVFFVAYILFEIPSNIILPKAGAANWLAFLGVSFGAILIGMGFTYSWETMTVCRTLLGIMEAGFLPGCTYLITCWYKRFEVGKRLAAFWLISVVLNAFAAIFAYALTLLKGTYGLNGWRWIFIVEGAITVGVCAIGRLIVIDFPTKADGFLSPAEKQFVIDRINHDRGDAEEDPLTVAKILHHLKDWKLYFWALNLMASTLPGYAYSYFKTIILTGMGFTSQESQLLSAPPYILAAAATYFSGWLTDRYHVRGPVIAVHQLLTAVGMLITAYAKANAARYFGVFLGVGFLQFCIPGVLAFQANNITSHSKRAVASATCLIGGGLGGIVASVSFKSSESPTYTTGIWVTFGVTMVSVCMTVIMDVYFWRVNKKAKETEGRIEGMENWYYTL is encoded by the exons ATGTACTCTATATCTCTGATAGATCGTACAAACCTCGGACTTGCGTTTGTCGCGGGTATGGAAGAAGATCTCGGGCTTGACGTCGGCAACCGGTATACCGTTGTGGTAATGGTGTTTTTTGTGGCTTACAT TTTGTTCGAGATTCCAAGT aacatcatcctccccaaAGCCGGTGCCGCGAATtggcttgcttttcttgGAGTAAGCTTCGGGGCTATCTTAATCGGTATGGGATTCACATACAGCTGGGAAACAATGACAGTGTGTCGAACATTACTTG GGATAATGGAAGCTGGCTTCCTTCCAG GGTGTACTTATCTGATCACCTGCTGGTACAAGCGATTTGAGGTCGGTAAAAGGCTAGCGGCATTCTGGCTGATATCTGTGGTTTTAAACGCTTTTGCAGCCATCTTCGCCTATGCGTTGACTCTGCTGAAGGGTACTTATGGTCTTAATGGCTGGAGAT GGATCTTCATAGTTGAGGGCGCCATTACGGTCGGAGTTTGTGCTATTGGGCGGCTCATTGTCATTGATTTTCCCACCAAAGCAGATGGCTTTCTATCCCCGGCAGAAAAACAATTTGTGATCGATCGGATCAACCATGACCGTGGCGATGCGGAAGAAGATCCACTGACGGTTGCGAAGATCTTGCACCACCTAAAGGACTGGAAGCTGTATTTCTGGGCATTGAATCTCATGGCGTCAACGCTTCCAGGATATGCGTATAGCTATTTCAAGACCATCATCCTGACCGGGATGGGATTCACAAGCCAAGAgagccagctcctcagcgCTCCGCCCTACATcctcgccgccgcagctACATACTTCTCAGGCTGGCTAACAGATCGATATCATGTTCGAGGTCCTGTGATTGCGGTCCACCAATTGCTGACAGCGGTTGGGATGCTTATCACTGCATATGCCAAGGCCAACGCTGCACGGTATTTTGGGGTTTTCCTTG GCGTCGGCTTCCTGCAATTCTGCATTCCGGGCGTACTCGCGTTTCAGGCGAATAATATCACCTCGCACTCGAAACGAGCCGTTGCATCGGCCACCTGCTTGATTGGCGGAGGCCTTGGTGGAATCGTGGCTAGTGTTTCTTTCAAGTCAAGTGAAAGCCCAACCTACACGACGGGTATTTGGGTTACCTTTGGAGTCACCATGGTCAGCGTTTGCATGACCGTGATAATGGATGTGTATTTTTGGAGGGTCAacaagaaggcgaaggaaaCGGAAGGCCGTATTGAGGGTATGGAAAACTGGTATTATACTCTTTAG
- a CDS encoding uncharacterized protein (transcript_id=CADANIAT00003743), with protein MTVSHLVRRGVEAFSAAEDGDMPIYRVEVGSPILAGLFFITILAGVFAISSIAYTYGTLVPTLAAVEDSNPALYLRVDIDPINKNPADPNDVEMEVETPAPRPITSKLRTTLRHLRARGGRLSRFRGFSMFITLAVAQCIVSSIIPMSPSSIYSGFIQSTLVHILLANLRVAWVHIVISEPSPKRFYQRIPSFRSLKKIIPAAAFESLVVNGSCLIAFFIIRLVHGLKELDLIRDGDVSPELVRRAAGIMSIAGLVGWLASFPANVIFVRVAASMLPAEDEPIIPFDRSFGGKVAPEVVGGGALSIADAWKTMDRDGWKRYAKAELKAMGLYMASSIFFSIVIAATLLGGAFAIKPKGGN; from the exons ATGACGGTCTCTCATCTTGTCCGTCGCGGGGTTGAGGCCTTCTCTGCAGCCGAGGATGGGGATATGCCCATCTATCGTGTTGAAGTGGGATCTCCTATCCTTGCTGGCTTGTTCTTTATTACAATCCTTGCGGGTGTCTTTGCTATTTCCTCC ATCGCGTACACTTATGGAACACTAGTACCAACCCTCGCTGCCGTGGAGGATTCTAATCCGGCACTCTATCTTCGTGTTGATATTGATCCTATCAACAAGAACCCGGCCGATCCGAACGATGTCGAGATGGAAGTTGAAACCCCTGCTCCTAGGCCCATCACTAGCAAGCTGCGCACTACGCTTCGCCACCTCCGCGCGCGCGGCGGCCGTCTCTCACGTTTCCGTGGCTTCAGCATGTTCATCACCTTAGCTGTTGCCCAGTGCATCGTCTCTTCTATTATTCCTATGTCTCCTAGCTCGATTTATAGTGGATTCATCCAATCCACGCTTGTCCATATTCTCCTTGCCAATCTGCGGGTCGCCTGGGTGCACATTGTGATCTCGGAGCCTTCTCCCAAGCGTTTCTACCAGCGTATCCCGAGCTTTCGAtctctgaagaagattatccctgcagctgctttcGAAAGCCTTGTTGTCAACGGCTCGTGCCTTATCGCTTTTTTCATCATCCGTCTAGTCCATGGACTCAAGGAACTCGATCTTATTCGCGATGGTGATGTTTCTCCCGAGCTCGTGCGGCGTGCCGCCGGCATAATGAGCATCGCTGGCTTGGTTGGCTGGCTTGCGTCCTTCCCCGCAAACGTCATCTTCGTCCGCGTGGCGGCGTCTATGCTCCCTGCAGAGGACGAGCCAATCATCCCCTTCGACCGAAGCTTCGGTGGGAAGGTTGCTCCCGAAgtcgttggtggtggtgctcTGAGCATTGCCGATGCTTGGAAAACAATGGACCGCGACGGCTGGAAGCGCTATGCTAAAGCTGAACTCAAGGCCATGGGCTTATACATGGCTagctcgatcttcttctctatCGTTATTGCGGCAACGTTACTCGGTGGTGCTTTCGCAATTAAGCCTAAGGGTGGCAACTAA
- a CDS encoding putative ubiquitin conjugating enzyme (transcript_id=CADANIAT00003744) — protein sequence MATTPAGRMLARQLQHMQSDKDLPGISCGLVDNNVFEWEVMLMISDDVKLYGGGFFRARLSFPPEYPHMPPKMKFEPPLFHPNIYPNGEVCISILHPPEEDKYGYESAAERWSPVQTPETILLSVISMLSSPNDESAANVEAARLWRDDPKEFKRRVRKCVRESLGEE from the exons ATGGCCACAACACCAGCAGGCCGCATGCTGGCCCGTCAGTTACAACATATGCAATCAGACAAAGACCTCCCCGGGATTAGCTGTGGACTTGTAGACAACAATGTGTTCGAATGGGAGGTCATGCTCATGATCTCTGACGATGTTAAACTATATGGCG GTGGTTTCTTCCGTGCTCGACTTTCCTTCCCCCCCGAGTACCCTCATATGCCGCCGAAGATGAAGTTCGAGCCGCCGCTTTTTCACCCCAACA TCTACCCTAACGGCGAGGTTTGCATCTCCATCCTGCACCCACCGGAAGAAGATAAATATGGCTATGAGTCTGCCGCCGAGCGCTGGTCACCCGTCCAAACACCTGAAACAATCCTCCTTTCCGTGATTTCCATGCTCTCCAGCCCGAATGACGAGAGCGCAGCAAACGTTGAGGCCGCTCGTCTGTGGCGAGACGATCCCAAGGAATTCAAGAGGCGCGTCCGCAAGTGTGTCCGCGAGAGCCTTGGAGAGGAATAA
- a CDS encoding RTA1 domain-containing protein (transcript_id=CADANIAT00003745) has translation MASYETCHEVSPLCPVEATTYGYYPNFGGNVFFAVWFGLLGVIQLGIGTYYRSWTIMIALAVGPLMELAGYIGRILMNDNPWNGDAFKLQIVCLVLAPTFIAAGIYLTLKHIILALGPEHSRLKPKLFTWIFICCDIGSLILQAAGGGVAAAAGNDMEVLKIGDDIIIAGIAFQVATMSVCGLLAAEFFWRVRKSGPGSFSEKSLGRRSIHLILFGEIFAYFTVLIRCIYRDNCSIPEMAGGWGNPLMQKEKEFLVLDGMMIGLAVLSLTVFHPSFFLPSLRKGVKAQP, from the exons ATGGCAAGCTACGAAACGTGTCACGAAGTCTCCCCGTTGTGCCCTGTCGAGGCAACAACCTACGGCTACTACCCCAACTTTGGCGGCAatgtcttcttcgccgtgTGGTTTGGTCTTCTTGGCGTCATACAACTGGGGATTGGTACCTACTATCGGTCATGGACGATAATGATCGCGCTGGCTGTAGGGCCGCTCATGGAACTAGCAGGGTACATAGGACGGATATTGATGAACGATAACCCGTGGAATGGTGACGCTTTTAAGCTGCAGATTGTCTGCCTCGTGCTCGCCCCGACTTTCATCGCCGCCGGCATCTACCTTACTTTGAAGcacatcatcctcgcgctCGGCCCCGAGCACTCGCGTCTCAAGCCGAAACTCTTTACCTGgatcttcatctgctgcGATATCGGATCGCTCATCTTACAGGCAGCAGGTGGCGGTGTTGCAGCCGCTGCAGGAAATGATATGGAAGTTCTCAAGATTGGAGATGATATTATAATTGCTGGTATCGCATTCCAGGTCGCCACAATGTCAGTCTGCGGACTGCTTGCAGCCGAGTTCTTCTGGCGCGTTAGGAAAAGTGGCCCTGGATCTTTCAGCGAGAAGTCTCTCGGCCGCAGAAGCATACACCTTATCCTTTTTGGAGAGATCTTCGCATACTTCACCGTGCTGATTCGGTGTATTTACCG CGATAATTGCAGTATCCCCGAAATGGCCGGCGGCTGGGGCAATCCGCTTatgcaaaaagaaaaagaattCCTAGTACTCGATGGAAT GATGATCGGTCTCGCTGTTCTATCGCTCACCGTCTTCCATCCTAGCTTCTTCCTTCCGTCGTTGAGGAAGGGAGTTAAGGCTCAGCCATAA
- a CDS encoding uncharacterized protein (transcript_id=CADANIAT00003746), with product MVATSVRNDVLSVMSKAHRAPIANQESWSASTREHRCLVAYPVHPPVQQPLDTVIVRLPSSLDPSAAFTYINTALEYHNQTLTPFRHAIDDINPQNSDAVFAHSVVTTIICIALPRHTAEKDENIGAYEKIVLATELLQGVSKILNLYRGWVTLKPFTYESNFWGNSTTALDQDTEIALNNLSMLTDEVSNSEQRNVFHEAVKLLRQCFVRYANSRDIASILAWLAAADKGFVHALRCRHPLALLILMHWGVLIHELDGRLWWAQNSGSALVLELLVELQSYQPRWKNILLWPKQKIGLERHLVHSRTTHMGTPH from the exons ATGGTTGCGACCAGTGTAAGAAACGACGTGTTAAG TGTGATGAGCAAGGCCCACCGTGCTCCAATTGCAAATCAAGAGAGCTGGAGTGCTTCTACTCGCGAACACCGGTGTCTCGTAGCCTATCCAGTACATCCGCCAGTCCAACAGCCCCTGGATACAGTTATAGTGCGACTCC CGTCTTCATTGGACCCATCAGCAGCTTTTACATATATCAACACGGCTCTCGAATACCATAACCAGACGCTCACCCCATTCCGTCATGCAATAGACGATATAAACCCTCAAAATTCTGATGCGGTCTTCGCGCACTCCGTCGTCACTACAATTATATGCATAGCTCTTCCTCGGCACACTgcggagaaagatgagaaCATTGGCGCCTACGAAAAAATAGTTCTTGCGACTGAGCTCCTTCAAGGAGTGAGCAAGATCCTCAACCTTTATCGTGGGTGGGTTACGCTAAAGCCTTTTACATACGAAAGCAATTTTTGGGGCAATTCGACCACGGCCCTAGACCAAGATACTGAAATAGCACTTAACAACCTCTCCATGCTGACCGACGAGGTGTCGAACTCGGAGCAGCGCAACGTGTTTCACGAGGCAGTGAAATTGCTTCGTCAATGCTTTGTCAGGTACGCCAACTCAAGAGATATCGCCTCAATCTTGGCCTGGCTAGCTGCGGCAGATAAGGGGTTTGTTCATGCACTGAGGTGTCGGCATCCTCTCGCTCTGCTAATCCTTATGCACTGGGGCGTCCTCATCCACGAGCTTGATGGCCGGCTATGGTGGGCCCAGAATTCAGGCTCAGCACTCGTGCTAGAGCTCCTTGTCGAACTGCAGTCCTACCAACCACGGTGGAAAAACATATTATTGTGGCCAAAGCAGAAAATCGGCTTAGAGAGGCATCTGGTCCATTCCCGAACTACCCATATGGGCACGCCGCATTAA
- a CDS encoding fatty acyl-CoA reductase (transcript_id=CADANIAT00003747) produces the protein MALQMVSPQLEEVMKKGYAAAFEAHTVFLTGSTGSLGGCLLYKLALQLPTRKIFVLVRESSETAVRKWRRSMPCQAQALLGSKKIHFIIGDIRQPDLGIDSGGLASLRAEVTLVIHTAAKISLDSSITEALENNCFPSLELARLASSFRKLKLFIQLSTAYANSFLPDGYIGERLYDLSDADCEEEIASIKQSGESPHTSRFSSSYTHSKHLMERLMLKRYPTLPLLFVRPTIFARALRHPYPLYGLDGSHPMDKFADLLISDRGGKQTWHATEGYESGANVLDEIPVDFVANACLLHAAAKTRGIVQIGSELYVQRTYDDFLKLLRDHAPTKIREQLPEIIFVQDRNIPQHWLAELVKVASRNWLFDCGRSYWLKQMGGPLSLAACEHDADRLLVARIEDVYKKHMRRMAKL, from the coding sequence ATGGCGCTGCAGATGGTTTCTCcacagctggaggaggtcaTGAAGAAAGGATATGCGGCGGCATTCGAAGCTCACACTGTATTCCTTACGGGAAGTACGGGGTCTCTCGGGGGATGCCTTCTGTACAAACTGGCGCTGCAGCTCCCAACGCGAAAAATATTTGTTCTAGTGCGGGAATCTTCCGAGACGGCAGTGAGaaagtggaggaggagcatGCCTTGTCAGGCGCAGGCGTTGCTGGGGTCGAAGAAGATTCATTTCATTATTGGAGACATCAGGCAGCCAGATTTAGGGATCGATTCCGGAGGTTTGGCGAGCTTGAGAGCGGAGGTCACTCTTGTTATCCATACGGCGGCCAAGATTTCTCTCGATTCGAGTATTACGGAGGCACTTGAAAACAATTGTTTCCCGTCCCTGGAGTTGGcacggctggcttcatcgtTTAGGAAGCTGAAACTGTTTATTCAGCTATCCACGGCGTACGCCAATAGTTTTCTGCCTGACGGGTATATCGGTGAACGTTTGTACGATCTCTCGGATGCAGACTGCGAGGAGGAGATAGCGTCTATTAAGCAGTCCGGCGAGTCCCCTCATACGTCCCGGTTCTCATCCTCGTACACTCACTCTAAGCACCTCATGGAACGTCTGATGTTGAAGCGTTATCCAACTCTGCCTTTGTTGTTCGTGCGACCGACTATCTTCGCTCGCGCCCTCCGACACCCATATCCACTATACGGACTGGACGGCTCGCACCCAATGGACAAGTTCGCCGACCTTTTGATTTCAGACCGTGGAGGCAAGCAGACATGGCATGCAACCGAAGGGTATGAGAGCGGTGCAAACGTTCTGGATGAAATTCCTGTCGACTTTGTTGCCAATGCATGTCTCTTGCATGCTGCAGCAAAGACGCGGGGCATTGTGCAGATTGGGTCCGAGCTATATGTACAGCGAACATATGACGACTTTTTGAAGCTTCTACGAGATCATGCACCAACAAAGATCCGGGAACAATTACCGGAGATCATCTTTGTGCAAGATAGGAATATCCCACAGCACTGGCTGGCCGAGCTCGTGAAGGTAGCAAGCCGCAACTGGTTGTTTGACTGTGGGAGATCGTACTGGTTGAAGCAGATGGGCGGGCCTCTGAGTTTGGCAGCGTGTGAACATGATGCAGATCGTTTGCTCGTTGCACGGATCGAGGATGTCTACAAGAAACATATGAGACGGATGGCGAAACTTTAG
- a CDS encoding metal cation transporter MSC2 (transcript_id=CADANIAT00003748) has product MSSAEAIPSFSQGHGLGHSRGRGHSRRSTPISQPIPSYALPAAQQQSQHSVADVNNTNSNAEDLKNGGHHHSHCHSSDHHDHFESAPVAHSHAHKIMGIQTETAPRQLDEVVAGIMVALPWIALSWFYEHYAQWTQPEPDSTASIGRIDRATSRTLGLTAATLILYGGWALIRPNRRSGGESALKMPSLELNTGITALSGFLVAFALALAVGSGLPTVVRGQTSASSGKERQSFKKLSAAFILIVLALSFFGMNAVWDNAPFVGYMALLASIFLIRPPFPAISGSNHASERALGISIPDRPNDSVTTLELQNSSQDPLIAALTGAVLGLLTFIITGNPSFAISDIIHILAAAGSLATCLTYLDISSIYSPRKIGVAVATGSAALFCSPPVQDNIYTVYFIRALLAIASFFAARLDDKRSVSEEHAHHHHHAHATSKPSRATKIILRYTESYPLLYSILKERDSRRIFYFMSLNFGFMLVQLSYGFATGSLGLLSDSIHMFFDCLALVVGLCAAVMSKWPPSTRFPYGYGKVDTLSGFANGIFLMIISVEIIYEAVERLSSGSQMHRLGELLAVSVAGLLVNLVGIMAFDHGHAHGHDHGHGHGHSHSHSHGNENMHGIFLHILADTLGSVAVVISTILVHYSGWAGYDPIASCMIAILIFASAVPLVSSTAKSLLLTLPADVEYNVRETLAGVSTLRGVVGYTVPKFWLDDTEKSSGHSHGHDHGHSHSHSHLSHSHGCDHDHGHNNSIHSHDHHSHGRDHGHAHENDTPPVLGVIHVTASRAADLEDVRKRTVDFLREKGIDILVQVDREGEGRCWCGGGGSGSGSGSGRIGGGNNLKAS; this is encoded by the exons ATGTCCTCTGCGGAAGCAATCCCCTCTTTTTCGCAAGGACATGGTCTGGGTCACTCTAGGGGTCGTGGCCACTCCCGCCGCTCGACGCCGATCTCCCAGCCAATTCCGTCCTATGCGCTACccgcagcccagcagcagtctcAGCATTCAGTTGCAGATGTGAACAACACGAATAGTAACGCTGAGGACCTTAAAAATGGAGGACACCACCATTCGCACTGCCATTCTTCCGACCACCATGATCATTTCGAATCGGCGCCCGTTGCACATTCCCATGCTCACAAGATTATGGGAATCCAAACAGAAACAGCGCCAAGGCAACT CGATGAAGTGGTCGCAGGAATTATGGTTGCACTGCCGTGGATTGCTTTGTCCTGGTTCTACGAACATTATGCGCAATGGACGCAACCCGAACCCGACTCAACCGCATCCATCGGGAGGATAGATCGGGCTACATCACGGACGCTTGGATTGACCGCCGCAACCCTGATTTTATATGGAGGCTGGGCTCTAATTCGCCCAAACCGGAGGAGTGGTGGGGAATCCGCTCTGAAAATGCCCAGCCTGGAGTTGAACACGGGGATAACTGCGCTCA GTGGGTTTCTCGTCGCTTTTGCTTTGGCCCTCGCTGTAGGTTCAGGACTGCCAACAGTTGTTCGCGGCCAAACCTCTGCTAGCAGTGggaaagaaaggcagagctTCAAGAAGTTGAGCGCCGCTTTCATACTTATAGTTCTGGCGTTGAGCTTCTTTGGCATGAACGCAGTATGGGACAATGCACCCTTCGTGGGATACATGGCCTTGCTTGCCTCGATCTTTCTCATCCGTCCTCCGTTCCCAGCAATCTCGGGCTCAAACCATGCATCCGAGCGTGCACTTGGGATCTCCATACCTGACCGTCCCAATGATTCAGTGACTACGCTGGAGCTACAAAACTCGTCGCAAGACCCATTGATTGCTGCTCTAACGGGCGCCGTCTTAGGACTCTTGACATTTATCATCACAGGAAATCCTTCTTTCGCCATTTCTGATATTATACACATTCTGGCAGCTGCGGGCTCTTTAGCTACCTGCTTAACGTATCTAGACATCTCCAGTATATACTCACCCCGCAAAATCGGCGTTGCTGTCGCGACGGGCAGTGCTGCGCTATTTTGCTCACCACCAGTTCAAGACAACATCTACACTGTCTACTTTATTCGAGCTTTGCTAGCCATTGCGTCTTTCTTCGCCGCCAGGCTTGACGATAAACGCTCAGTTTCTGAGGAACATgctcaccatcaccaccacgCACATGCAACTTCCAAACCCTCGCGAGCAACGAAAATAATTCTACGCTACACCGAGTCTTACCCTTTACTGTACAGCATACTCAAGGAACGAGATTCGCGCCGCATCTTCTATTTCATGAG TCTAAACTTTGGCTTTATGCTTGTCCAACTATCTTACGGCTTCGCCACGGGCTCCCTTGGGTTACTCAGTGACAGTATTCACATGTTTTTTGACTGCTTGGCGCTTGTAGTCGGACTGTGCGCTGCTGTTATGAGCAAGTGGCCGCCAAGCACTAGGTTCCCTTACGGCTATGGTAAAGTCGATACGCTGTCGGGTTTTGCGAATGGAATTTTCCTCAT GATTATAAGCGTTGAAATCATATATGAGGCGGTGGAGAGACTCTCTTCAGGCAGCCAAATGCACCGCCTTGGGGAACTCCTCGCAGTCAGCGTAGCGGGTCTACTCGTGAACCTCGTCGGAATTATGGCCTTTGATCACGGGCATGCGCATGGACATGACCATGGGCACGGGCACGGGCACTCGCACTCGCACTCCCACGGAAACGAGAACATGCACGGGATCTTTCTTCACATTCTAGCAGATACGCTCGGGTCGGTAGCTGTGGTGATCTCAACTATCCTTGTTCATTACTCTGGCTGGGCAGGATACGACCCTATCGCGTCTTGCATGATTGCGATTCTGATTTTTGCTTCGGCCGTTCCACTGGTCAGTAGCACAGCGAAAAGCCTGTTGCTCACTCTGCCAGCTGATGTGGAGTACAATGTCCGTGAAACCCTCGCCGGCGTTAGTACTCTTCGGGGTGTTGTCGGCTACACCGTTCCCAAGTTTTGGTTGGATGATACGGAGAAGTCCTCTGGACATAGTCATGgtcatgaccatggccataGCCACAGTCACAGTCACTTAAGTCACAGCCATGGCTGTGACCATGACCACGGCCACAATAATTCCATCCATAGCCATGACCATCATAGTCATGGACGTGACCACGGCCACGCACATGAAAACGACACTCCACCAGTCCTAGGCGTAATCCACGTCACAGCCTCCCGCGCTGCGGACTTAGAAGACGTCCGAAAAAGAACCGTCGACTTCCTCAGAGAAAAGGGAATAGATATACTTGTTCAAGTTGAccgagaaggcgaagggcgctgctggtgcggtggaggtggaagtggaagtggtAGTGGTAGTGGAAGAATTGGTGGCGGGAACAACCTCAAGGCTTCCTAG
- a CDS encoding chitobiosyldiphosphodolichol beta-1,4 mannosyltransferase (transcript_id=CADANIAT00003749): protein MIESVIEVAFFVSTIVTLFILMLPSQYEPKRRVAGSSDDLSEPKTTVQVLVLGDIGRSPRMQYHALSIARGGGHVDIIGYSESEIHPDVSSHPNISVVPIPPHPSVLQTSNKVLFLFVAPLKVLFQVIALWWILAYHTKPAKWLLIQNPPSIPTLAIASLVCFFRQTRLVIDWHNFGYTILALKLGDTHPLVKVSKWYENVFCRSAVAHFCVTNAMASVLKKEFDLQAPILPLHDRPASHFRPILDEQERKSFLLSLPEAAPMRRSIEEGNTKVIVSSTSWTPDEDFSLLIDALCRYSEVSSTTKPHLPAVLAIITGKGPQRDIYVERISRLQKEGKLSKVTICTAWLSTGDYARLLASASLGVSLHTSSSGVDLPMKVVDMFGSGLPVVGWSKFRAWPELVTDGVNGKGFGSPSELAEQLVELLGNPENLNMLRAGAQDASAFRWDDEWAPVAGKLFGLD, encoded by the exons ATGATTGAATCCGTCATTGAAGTCGCCTTTTTCGTATCCACCATTGTGACATTGTTCATACTCATGCTTCCTTCGCAGTATGAACCAAAGCGTCGTGTGGCTGGTAGTAGTGATGACTTGAGTGAACCGAAGACCACCGTTCAGGTTCTCGTCCTCGGGGATATTGGCCGCAGCCCCCGCATGCAGTATCACGCATTAAGTATCGCTCGCGGCGGCGGACATGTAGATATTATTGGATACTCCG AGTCGGAGATTCATCCTGATGTTTCCTCCCATCCCAACATCTCAGTTGTCCCgattcctcctcatccgagCGTTCTACAAACGAGCAACAAGGTGTTGTTTCTGTTTGTCGCGCCCCTGAAAGTACTTTTCCAAGTTATCGCTTTATGGTGGATTCTCGCATACCACACAAAGCCTGCCAAATGGCTTCTCATTCAG AACCCGCCATCCATTCCAACTCTGGCTATTGCCTCACTTGTTTGTTTCTTCCGACAGACCAGACTTGTTATCGACTGGCATAACTTCGGTTATACTATTCTAGCGTTGAAACTTGGGGACACTCATCCGTTGGTGAAAGTCTCCAAGTGGTACGAGAACGTGTTTTGCAGGTCGGCTGTTGCGCATTTCTGCGTAACCAATGCCATGGCCTCAGTGCTGAAGAAAGAGTTTGATCTCCAGGCGCCAATTCTACCGCTGCATGATCGCCCAGCAAGTCATTTCCGGCCGATCCTAGACGAGCAGGAGCGCAAAAGCTTTCTCTTATCTTTACCCGAGGCAGCACCTATGCGCAGGTcaattgaagaaggaaacACAAAAGTAATTGTCAGTTCGACGTCATGGACGCCTGACGAAGACTTCTCACTCCTCATTGATGCTTTATGCCGTTATTCAGAAgtatccagcaccaccaagCCTCATCTACCCGCAGTGCTCGCCATCATTACCGGGAAAGGTCCTCAGCGCGATATATATGTTGAGCGGATATCTAGATTACAAAAAGAGGGGAAACTCAGCAAAGTCACCATATGCACTGCTTGGTTAAGTACCGGTGACTACGCACGTTTGTTGGCATCCGCTTCGCTAGGCGTCAGTTTGCacacgagcagcagcggtGTTGATTTGCCCATGAAGGTGGTTGATATGTTCGGGTCTGGGTTGCCCGTGGTTGGGTGGAGTAAATTTAGGGCGTGGCCAGAATTGGTCACGGACGGCGTTAACGGGAAAGGTTTTGGAAGCCCAAGTGAACTGGCAGAACAGCTTGTTGAGCTCCTTGGGAACCCTGAAAATCTGAACATGCTGCGTGCAGGTGCGCAGGATGCAAGCGCCTTTCGCTGGGATGACGAGTGGGCCCCGGTGGCTGGAAAGCTCTTTGGGCTTGACTAA